Below is a window of Leuconostoc gasicomitatum LMG 18811 DNA.
AAATAAAACAAGCGACTGCCTCAGTTGCTAAATTGTCAGCAACACAGTCTCTTACTACTATTAGTGGCACATTAACTAAAGTGATTGATAATGACAATAAAATGCCAGATGATAGCCTGCCAAAAGATACTGTTAATGCATTGTTTAATGCAGGCTATGTGTCAGACAAACAAGTATTATCAAAAGTGGCTAATGATAAAGTCAGAAAGTTTGTTAAACAGTTTTTAGGGCAATTAGAGAGTGATCCAGCACAAGCTAAAAAATGGCATGTATCGGATAATCAACTGCAAGTTAGCCAACAAAAAGACAGCCTATTATTCTTTGGTGCCTTAAAGGCAACTAATGGCAGTCGCACAGTTAATTATCAATTATTGGGACAATTAATGCAAAGGGTAATGAGTTGATCTCATTGACTTTAGGCAATCTCACAAAGGGGGATCAATAATGACACGTAAAACACAAACAAGCCACTGCAAAAAGGAGTCATCAAAAAGTGAAGCAAGTGGTTGCCAAAAGTACCATTACGAAAGCTAGTGATACGAGTCAACAATTTTTCAATCTTGCTTATAATTGGTCATCTGGATTTGATTATAAAAAACGTATCAAGAAAATCAAGCAAGCTAAATTAGTGACTAATCAGGTTTTAGCCAATGATTATTTATTTCCAGAGGTTGGTGGCACGGCTGATTATATTGATAATAATGGTTTGAAATCTAGTAGTGTTGTGTAAGTAGCCTATTATCCGAAAACAATTAATGATGAGCAAACCAGTGGTGTCGTTGGTGTTGCAGTGAATACGAAACATGACAGTGATGTTGGAAATGGTGAAATACGTTATTACTATTTTGATATTGACTATCAAGCCACTAGTCTTGATTATGTTTGGCGGTTGGCTGTTAATCAAAGCACTGATTTTAATACTTTTAATCCTTATGAGTAATCATTAAGGATTTTTTATTAGTCAAAATATAGAAAGGAGATCATGTGAAAAATCAAGTTAAACAAGCAGTTGTGATGAAAATTGTTTTGTATTGTGCGCCACTGCTTGTCATTTTAATACCAGTGCTTTTGATTATTGCGCTAACAATGAACAATCCTAGTATTGTTTGTCAGACTGATACGACAACGACAAGTTCAGATAGTGGTTCCAGTAATGGATCCTTAGCCGATAAAAATTCAGATGTTGGAAAACGAGTTAGTTATATCGCTAATCGCTTTAAGCAAGCTGGTTATTTTGGGGACAATATTTCAGCAATCATTGCCATTGGTTGGCGTGAAAGTAATCTAAACCCTAAAGCGGTTAATCCTGCGGGTTCATTTAAAGGGATTTGACAATGGGGTGCTGGTGGTATCAACGGTAATCGTTATCAAAATACCGCAGATACGGTTGAAGCCCAGGTCGATTTAGCATTTAAAGAATTGGCAAGTAGTCATCATTCAACAATGCTTGGGTTGGCAGTTGCTAAAGATATTGATAGTTCAACTTTAGCCTGGGATACAGGAGTTGAGGGTGTGGGAGCAAGTGACCCACAACGTAAAGTGCCGGAAGTTAAATCATGGGCGGAAACGCTCAAAAAAACTTATGATCTTAGTTTTGAGGGATCATTAAGTAGTGGTAATAATGCAGATAGTAACAGTAATAATCAAAGTTCTTATTGTAATACTGACGATAGAATGACACCGTATTTAGTACAGGATTTATATGAACAAATTAAGCAGGTAGAACGTTTAGTAGAACTATTAACAACGTGTGACCAGGCATTAGAAAATTTAGATCAGACGATTAGTTTAATTGAACATAAGCATGATGATGAAGCTGCGATTAATGGTGCTATGAAAACTATTCGTAAACAGTATCAGGCTTTGTTAGAAAAAGTTGGATTAGACGGTAGTGTCATGGATCGTGTTAATCAAGCAATAGACAATATTCATGGTCAATATCGTCAATTGCATGTTCAAAATAAAGCTTTATTTTTTGTACAACTAGAAAATATCCATGATCAGACAATCAAGTATATTAGAAATTATATTGAAATTGCCTTTATTCAGAAACGGATTGATTATGGCTTCAACCAGTTTAATACATTTTTGCGAGTAGTAGTTGATAATGCAGTATATCGTAAAAACATTAAAGTATAGCGATGGAATTTTAACAAAATATTGGTAACGAGGACTCTACGATTTTGCCGATGTA
It encodes the following:
- a CDS encoding phage tail tip lysozyme produces the protein MKNQVKQAVVMKIVLYCAPLLVILIPVLLIIALTMNNPSIVCQTDTTTTSSDSGSSNGSLADKNSDVGKRVSYIANRFKQAGYFGDNISAIIAIGWRESNLNPKAVNPAGSFKGI